A DNA window from Leptolyngbya sp. KIOST-1 contains the following coding sequences:
- a CDS encoding acyltransferase, translating into MTTNQKIEALDAATQQPLDPSPQKHHALSKLIISLFEPLPRPLGTVIRRLGYPLLSQTWGKNIYIQAWVEILGIHRMLIGDGVRILRYSILNCDFANCRLMLGKNVSLDRDVSIRLGDNCTITIGDDTYIGPHSCISGPGHVTIGQGCMIASMVGIYANQHGHVGYSTQGIEIEDKCWIGSGAKVLDGVRIGYGSVVGAGAVVTKDIPPYSVAVGVPAKVLENRRTTPDS; encoded by the coding sequence ATGACCACTAACCAAAAGATCGAGGCTTTAGACGCCGCAACTCAGCAGCCACTAGACCCATCGCCTCAAAAGCATCATGCTTTGAGCAAGTTAATCATCTCATTGTTTGAACCCCTACCTCGTCCTTTGGGAACTGTAATTCGGCGTTTGGGCTATCCTCTTCTCTCGCAAACTTGGGGAAAGAATATTTATATTCAGGCCTGGGTCGAAATTCTTGGCATTCACAGGATGCTGATTGGTGACGGTGTGAGAATACTGAGGTATTCAATTTTGAACTGCGATTTTGCCAACTGTCGATTGATGTTGGGTAAAAACGTCTCTTTGGATCGTGACGTCAGCATTCGTCTGGGCGACAACTGCACCATCACTATTGGCGATGATACCTATATTGGCCCCCATAGCTGTATATCTGGGCCAGGCCATGTCACCATCGGCCAAGGCTGTATGATCGCCTCTATGGTCGGTATTTACGCCAATCAGCATGGTCACGTGGGTTACAGCACGCAGGGAATTGAGATCGAAGACAAATGTTGGATCGGGTCTGGCGCTAAGGTCTTAGACGGTGTCAGGATCGGCTACGGCAGCGTGGTTGGGGCTGGGGCGGTCGTCACTAAAGATATTCCCCCGTATTCGGTCGCCGTAGGCGTTCCTGCCAAAGTTCTAGAAAATCGTAGAACGACTCCTGACAGCTAG
- a CDS encoding DUF411 domain-containing protein codes for MNRRGLLNQLLGGLLVGAIALLVAFTAPATAAATDSLHPALPALTVYLSPTCRCCGHWVDHMKAAGFEVQDVVTEDMAALKTQYGVPEAVASCHTATVGNYVIEGHVPAADVQRLLSEQPTVLGIAAPGMPVGSPGMEMGDRVAPYTVVAFTQAGETATFAEHP; via the coding sequence ATGAACCGTCGAGGATTGCTCAATCAACTGCTGGGAGGCCTGCTGGTGGGGGCGATCGCACTGCTGGTGGCGTTCACCGCTCCAGCCACCGCCGCTGCTACCGATTCTCTTCACCCTGCTCTGCCTGCGCTAACCGTGTACCTCAGCCCCACCTGTCGCTGCTGCGGCCACTGGGTTGACCACATGAAAGCGGCCGGGTTTGAGGTACAGGATGTGGTCACCGAAGACATGGCTGCCCTCAAGACCCAGTACGGCGTGCCAGAGGCCGTAGCCTCCTGCCATACGGCAACTGTGGGGAATTATGTGATCGAGGGCCACGTGCCCGCCGCCGACGTGCAGCGCTTGCTCAGCGAGCAGCCCACCGTGCTCGGCATCGCCGCCCCAGGTATGCCCGTAGGCTCTCCGGGTATGGAAATGGGCGATCGCGTCGCCCCCTACACCGTGGTCGCGTTTACCCAGGCGGGCGAAACAGCGACCTTTGCCGAGCACCCCTAA
- the hemN gene encoding oxygen-independent coproporphyrinogen III oxidase, with translation MLSLVNPVVFDPALLHKYNQPLPRYTSYPPATEMKEAFSPRDFEAAIAVGNYKQTPLSLYCHIPFCESACYFCGCNTVITRQKKVADPYLDSLERNIAQVAQRVANRRVNQLHWGGGTPSYLSQAQVERLWTVLHQHFEFEPGAEISIEVNPRDLTREYVFFLKNLGFKRVSFGLQDFDLTVQAAVNRIQPEAMLFEAMGWLREAGFESVNVDLIYGLPYQTLATFRDTIAKTLRLDPDRIAVFNFAYVPWLKPVQKKHINPTTLPGPAEKLEIFHMAIDRLTAGGYQFIGMDHFAKAGDELAIAQAQGQLHRNFQGYTTQPESDLLGFGMTSITMLHDVYAQNHKGLRDFYKAVDTDTLPLERAVVLSQDDILRRAVIMELMCQFELSKAAIEEKYHLSFDQTFDDYFAREREDLKTLEADGLVRLTPNHIEVLPAGRLLIRNIAAVFDTYLRNRTLHQFSQSV, from the coding sequence ATGCTCTCCCTTGTCAACCCCGTCGTGTTTGACCCAGCGCTGCTGCATAAGTACAACCAGCCGCTGCCCCGCTACACCAGCTATCCTCCGGCCACCGAGATGAAGGAGGCCTTTAGCCCCAGGGATTTTGAGGCGGCGATCGCCGTGGGTAACTACAAACAAACGCCCCTATCGCTGTACTGCCACATTCCCTTCTGCGAGTCGGCCTGCTACTTTTGCGGCTGCAATACGGTGATCACCCGGCAAAAAAAAGTAGCCGATCCTTACCTGGACTCTCTGGAGCGTAATATTGCCCAGGTGGCACAGCGGGTGGCCAACCGCCGGGTGAACCAGCTGCACTGGGGCGGCGGTACCCCCAGTTACCTGAGCCAGGCCCAGGTGGAGCGGTTGTGGACCGTGCTGCACCAGCACTTTGAGTTTGAGCCCGGGGCTGAGATCTCCATCGAGGTGAACCCCCGCGACCTGACTCGCGAGTATGTTTTCTTCTTGAAGAATTTGGGCTTCAAGCGGGTGAGTTTTGGCCTGCAGGACTTTGACCTCACGGTGCAGGCGGCGGTCAACCGGATTCAGCCCGAGGCGATGCTGTTTGAGGCGATGGGCTGGCTGCGGGAGGCGGGCTTTGAGAGCGTGAATGTGGATTTGATCTATGGGCTGCCCTACCAAACCCTGGCCACCTTCCGCGACACGATCGCCAAAACCCTGCGCCTCGATCCCGATCGCATTGCCGTCTTCAACTTTGCCTACGTGCCCTGGCTCAAGCCGGTTCAGAAAAAGCACATCAACCCGACTACCCTGCCCGGCCCCGCCGAAAAGCTGGAGATCTTCCATATGGCGATCGATCGCCTCACCGCCGGTGGCTACCAGTTCATCGGTATGGATCACTTTGCCAAGGCGGGGGATGAACTGGCGATCGCCCAGGCCCAGGGCCAGCTGCACCGCAACTTTCAGGGCTACACCACCCAGCCCGAGTCCGATCTGCTGGGCTTTGGCATGACCTCGATCACCATGCTGCACGATGTCTACGCCCAAAACCACAAGGGCCTGCGCGACTTCTACAAAGCCGTAGACACTGATACCCTACCCCTGGAGCGGGCTGTGGTGCTCAGCCAGGACGACATTCTGCGCCGGGCGGTGATCATGGAGCTGATGTGCCAGTTTGAGCTCTCCAAGGCGGCGATCGAAGAAAAGTATCACCTCAGCTTTGATCAGACCTTCGACGACTACTTCGCTCGCGAGCGAGAAGACCTCAAGACCCTTGAAGCCGATGGCTTGGTGCGGCTCACCCCCAACCACATCGAGGTACTTCCCGCCGGGCGACTGCTGATTCGCAACATCGCCGCCGTATTCGACACCTACCTGCGAAACCGCACCCTCCATCAGTTCTCCCAATCGGTATAG
- a CDS encoding heme oxygenase (biliverdin-producing) — translation MTDLAQRLREGTQVSHTLSENTAFMKCFLKGVVELEPFRKLTADLYFLYNALEIEMARHGQHPVVGPMIFAELLRTPKLEADLAYYYGDRWQHDIVATPAGLRYVNRILEVSASNPALLVAHAYVRYMGDLSGGQGLRHIVRSALNLPPDQGTGLHEFDDLPTVEAKRNFKFRYRDALNALPVDEALIQQLVEEANLAFALNRDVFHELEPDVRAAVGDHVFDLITRQDRPGSTEPHHHHGMVALMATE, via the coding sequence ATGACTGACCTAGCTCAACGGCTGCGCGAAGGCACCCAGGTTTCCCACACCCTGTCTGAAAACACGGCCTTTATGAAGTGCTTTCTTAAGGGGGTGGTGGAGCTGGAGCCGTTCCGCAAGCTCACCGCCGACCTCTATTTTCTCTACAACGCGCTGGAGATCGAAATGGCCCGCCATGGGCAGCACCCTGTGGTGGGGCCGATGATCTTTGCTGAACTGCTGCGGACTCCAAAGCTGGAGGCAGATCTGGCCTACTACTACGGCGATCGCTGGCAGCACGACATCGTAGCCACTCCGGCGGGGCTGCGCTACGTCAACCGCATTTTAGAAGTGTCGGCCAGCAACCCGGCCCTGCTGGTGGCCCACGCCTATGTGCGCTACATGGGCGATCTTTCCGGCGGGCAGGGGCTGCGGCACATCGTGCGATCGGCGCTAAATTTGCCCCCCGACCAGGGGACCGGGCTGCACGAGTTTGACGATCTGCCCACGGTGGAGGCCAAGCGCAACTTCAAGTTCAGGTACCGCGATGCGCTGAATGCCCTACCGGTGGATGAGGCGCTGATCCAGCAGCTGGTGGAGGAGGCGAATTTGGCCTTTGCCCTCAACCGTGACGTGTTTCACGAGCTGGAACCCGATGTGCGGGCGGCGGTGGGCGACCACGTGTTTGACCTGATTACCCGCCAGGATCGCCCCGGCAGCACTGAACCCCACCACCACCACGGCATGGTGGCCCTGATGGCAACGGAATAA
- a CDS encoding 4Fe-4S single cluster domain-containing protein yields the protein MATILAPLNLMGYVNRSEVNGPGCRAVVWVQGCRRGCPGCFNPASWSFAPNQIVPVEEVVEQILADPQNEGVTFSGGEPFWQAPALARVAKQVRAAGLNTMSFSGFTLAELQSAAAPPGAQDLLDQLDILVDGPYVETLAVHDPSSPVSSRNQRVRVFNPALSDRIHWASDQMEVHILKDGSRLVTGYYGQLGLTP from the coding sequence ATGGCCACCATCCTCGCCCCCCTCAATCTAATGGGCTACGTCAACCGCTCCGAGGTCAACGGTCCCGGCTGCCGGGCTGTGGTCTGGGTTCAGGGCTGTCGGCGGGGCTGTCCCGGCTGCTTTAACCCGGCCTCCTGGTCCTTTGCGCCCAACCAAATCGTGCCGGTGGAAGAGGTGGTCGAGCAGATTTTGGCCGATCCCCAAAACGAGGGCGTGACGTTTTCGGGGGGCGAACCTTTCTGGCAGGCCCCCGCCCTGGCGCGGGTCGCCAAACAGGTCAGGGCCGCCGGACTCAACACCATGTCGTTTTCAGGGTTTACCCTGGCGGAGTTACAGTCGGCGGCGGCCCCGCCTGGAGCTCAGGACCTGCTCGATCAGCTCGACATTTTAGTGGATGGTCCCTACGTCGAAACCCTGGCCGTCCACGACCCCAGTTCCCCCGTCTCCTCCCGCAACCAGCGGGTGCGCGTCTTTAACCCGGCCCTGAGCGATCGCATTCACTGGGCCAGCGACCAAATGGAAGTGCACATTCTCAAGGATGGCAGCCGCCTTGTCACCGGCTACTACGGGCAGCTGGGCCTAACGCCCTAG
- a CDS encoding NAD(P)/FAD-dependent oxidoreductase: MLRLSQIKLPLDHPDDALEAAVLKKLHLEAADLSRFSIVKRSYDARKKDTITLVYIVDVETPKEKALLKRFRKDPHVVPAPDMTYHPVAEAPAGFTNRPVVIGMGPCGMFAGLMLAQMGFRPIILERGKAVRDRSVDTFGFWLKKTLNPESNAQFGEGGAGTFSDGKLYSQVSDPHHYGRKVLTELVNAGANPEILYINKPHIGTYRLVKIVQNMRAHIEALGGEIHFQTRVVDLEIDQGRVCGVRLENGDRIASDHVVLAVGHSARDTFEMLYHRRVYIEAKPFSIGFRIEHPQALIDRCRLGDRAGHPRLGSADYKLVHHCENGRTVYSFCMCPGGKVVAAASEPGRLVTNGMSEYARDESNANSAIVVGITPEADYPEGPLAGIALQRRLEEGAFALGGGTYEAPGQLVGDFLAGRPSTHFGEVLPSYKPGVRLGDLGESLPDYAIAAIREAIPAFDRQIHGFAMADAVLTGVETRTSSPIRIKRNEQFQSLNTAGLYPAGEGAGYAGGILSAGIDGIRVAEAVALSLVGDR, translated from the coding sequence ATGCTACGCCTCAGCCAGATCAAACTGCCCCTCGACCATCCCGACGACGCCCTGGAGGCCGCTGTGCTCAAAAAGCTGCACCTGGAAGCGGCAGACCTGAGCCGCTTTTCCATCGTCAAGCGCAGCTACGACGCGCGCAAAAAGGACACCATCACCCTGGTTTACATCGTGGATGTGGAGACGCCCAAGGAAAAGGCGCTGCTGAAGCGGTTTAGGAAAGACCCCCACGTGGTGCCTGCGCCGGATATGACCTACCACCCGGTGGCCGAAGCCCCGGCGGGCTTCACGAACCGCCCAGTTGTGATTGGCATGGGGCCGTGCGGCATGTTCGCGGGGCTGATGCTGGCGCAGATGGGGTTTCGGCCAATTATTCTGGAGCGGGGCAAGGCGGTGCGCGATCGCAGCGTCGATACCTTTGGCTTTTGGCTGAAGAAAACCCTCAACCCCGAATCCAATGCCCAGTTTGGCGAAGGCGGGGCGGGCACCTTCTCCGACGGCAAGCTCTACAGCCAGGTCAGCGACCCCCACCACTACGGGCGCAAGGTGCTGACCGAGCTGGTCAACGCCGGAGCCAACCCGGAAATTCTCTATATCAACAAGCCCCACATCGGTACCTACCGCCTGGTCAAAATTGTGCAGAATATGCGGGCCCATATCGAAGCCCTGGGCGGCGAAATCCACTTCCAAACCCGCGTGGTCGATCTCGAGATCGACCAGGGCCGGGTGTGCGGAGTGCGGCTGGAAAACGGCGATCGGATCGCCAGCGACCATGTGGTGCTGGCGGTGGGCCACAGCGCCCGCGACACCTTTGAGATGTTGTACCACCGGAGGGTGTATATCGAGGCCAAGCCCTTTTCGATTGGGTTTCGAATTGAGCATCCCCAGGCGCTGATCGATCGCTGCCGGTTGGGCGATCGGGCTGGGCACCCCCGGCTGGGGTCCGCCGACTACAAGCTGGTTCACCACTGCGAAAACGGCCGCACGGTCTACAGTTTTTGCATGTGCCCCGGCGGCAAAGTGGTGGCGGCGGCATCAGAACCGGGTCGTCTGGTCACCAACGGCATGAGCGAGTACGCCCGCGACGAGTCGAACGCCAACAGTGCCATTGTGGTCGGCATTACCCCAGAGGCCGACTATCCGGAGGGTCCGCTGGCTGGGATTGCGCTTCAGCGCAGGCTGGAGGAGGGGGCCTTTGCCCTGGGCGGCGGCACCTACGAGGCACCAGGGCAGCTAGTGGGGGATTTTCTGGCGGGGCGTCCCTCAACCCACTTTGGGGAGGTGCTGCCTTCCTACAAACCGGGGGTGAGGCTGGGCGACCTGGGCGAGAGTTTGCCGGACTACGCGATCGCCGCCATCCGCGAAGCCATTCCCGCCTTCGATCGCCAGATCCACGGCTTTGCCATGGCCGACGCCGTGCTCACCGGGGTCGAAACCCGCACCTCGTCGCCCATTCGGATCAAGCGCAACGAGCAGTTTCAGAGCCTCAACACCGCCGGACTGTACCCCGCAGGGGAAGGGGCGGGCTATGCCGGGGGCATTTTGTCCGCCGGGATCGACGGCATTCGGGTGGCCGAGGCCGTCGCCCTCAGCCTGGTTGGGGACCGATAG
- a CDS encoding diguanylate cyclase domain-containing protein: MAEASKRKRTPPRFWNEITPESAELNLPPTAWRHEATINKQIQVYAQLHLLEQLMDSLPVCVSYVDRNRCYQYANTTYQNWFGLKPEEIYGQPLEVVIGPEAYQKVKAYIDRVLAGEAVVYEAVIPYAVAGQRYVQGTLVPDHNVDGQVQGYFALIQDLSERKAAELALQRKAEREQTLWQITQKIRQTLDLPSILATATAEVQSYLQVDRTLIFQFTSDHSGAIIQTTAQASCPVTPTAQEWQADGLRQRCYHYYSQGQAKAIAGLTADLNELCLSPWIELTEAKSAIVAPILQPQPQGGSNLWGFLIVQTCASPRQWESGEAELLEQVADQLAIAVQQADLLAQLQYQAQRLAETNQALARANQRLNDLSHRDQLTQIANRRYFDTVLQREWKRLSRSHSPLALIMFDVDHFKQFNDCHGHPSGDDCLITVAKTSQAVVNRPSDIVARYGGEEFAVVLPHTTLTGAATLAEAIRARIRALNIVNFQSATETVYVTVSLGVACQVPSRDLSIQTLVAAADQALYRAKQEGRDRVVCWEG; the protein is encoded by the coding sequence ATGGCTGAGGCATCCAAACGTAAGCGCACTCCCCCTCGGTTTTGGAATGAGATTACGCCAGAATCCGCCGAGTTGAACCTGCCTCCGACGGCATGGCGGCACGAGGCTACCATCAACAAACAAATTCAGGTTTACGCTCAGCTGCATCTGCTGGAGCAGCTGATGGATTCGCTGCCCGTCTGCGTCTCCTACGTCGATCGCAACCGCTGCTACCAGTACGCCAACACCACCTATCAAAACTGGTTTGGCCTCAAGCCTGAGGAGATCTATGGTCAGCCCCTGGAGGTGGTGATTGGGCCTGAAGCTTACCAGAAGGTGAAGGCCTATATCGATCGCGTCCTGGCGGGCGAAGCCGTGGTCTACGAAGCGGTGATTCCCTACGCGGTGGCGGGTCAGCGCTACGTGCAGGGCACCCTGGTCCCCGACCACAACGTGGACGGCCAGGTGCAGGGATACTTTGCGCTGATCCAGGATCTCAGCGAGCGCAAGGCCGCCGAACTGGCCCTTCAGCGCAAGGCGGAGCGCGAGCAAACCCTCTGGCAGATCACCCAAAAAATTCGCCAAACCCTGGACCTGCCCAGCATTCTGGCCACCGCTACCGCTGAGGTGCAGAGCTACCTCCAGGTCGATCGCACCCTGATTTTCCAGTTCACCTCAGACCACAGTGGGGCCATCATTCAGACCACGGCCCAGGCCAGTTGCCCGGTTACCCCCACCGCCCAGGAGTGGCAGGCCGATGGGCTGCGGCAGCGCTGTTACCACTACTACAGCCAGGGCCAGGCCAAAGCGATCGCTGGCCTGACCGCCGATCTAAATGAACTGTGCCTCAGCCCCTGGATTGAGCTGACGGAGGCTAAATCGGCGATCGTGGCTCCCATTTTGCAACCTCAGCCCCAGGGCGGCAGCAATTTGTGGGGATTTTTAATTGTGCAGACCTGCGCCAGCCCCCGACAGTGGGAGTCCGGCGAAGCCGAACTCCTCGAACAGGTGGCCGACCAGCTGGCGATCGCGGTGCAGCAGGCTGATCTGCTGGCTCAGTTACAGTATCAGGCCCAGCGACTGGCCGAAACTAATCAGGCTCTGGCGCGGGCCAACCAACGTTTGAACGACCTGAGCCACCGCGATCAGTTGACCCAAATTGCCAACCGCCGCTACTTCGATACCGTACTTCAGCGCGAATGGAAACGCCTGAGCCGCAGTCATTCGCCCCTGGCGCTGATCATGTTCGATGTCGATCACTTCAAGCAGTTTAACGATTGCCACGGGCACCCCTCCGGTGATGACTGTCTCATCACCGTGGCCAAGACCAGTCAAGCCGTGGTCAATCGCCCATCTGACATCGTTGCCCGCTACGGCGGCGAGGAATTTGCGGTGGTTTTGCCGCACACTACCCTGACCGGGGCCGCCACCCTGGCCGAAGCCATTCGCGCCCGCATTCGCGCGCTCAACATTGTCAATTTCCAGTCCGCCACCGAAACTGTCTATGTCACCGTGAGTCTGGGGGTCGCCTGCCAAGTTCCCAGCCGCGATCTGTCAATTCAAACCCTGGTTGCCGCCGCCGACCAGGCTCTCTACCGCGCCAAGCAGGAGGGCCGCGATCGCGTCGTGTGCTGGGAGGGCTAA
- the acsF gene encoding magnesium-protoporphyrin IX monomethyl ester (oxidative) cyclase — translation MVTAPPRPAPQPGDSSVKTAIEENLLSPRFYTTDFDKAAAMDLSLSEEGLQTMLDEMRADYNRHHFIRDDSFKQSWEHIQGEERKAFIDYLERSCVSEFSGFLLFKELSRRLKGRSPVLAEIFSLMARDEARHAGFLNKCMQDFHISLDLAKLTKNRTYTFFPIEWIVYAVYLSEKIGYWRYILIYRHLEQHPEHSFYPLFNYFESWCQDENRHGDIFKALVRSQPAMWQTWQGRLWSRFFLLSVFATHSLTVHERAKFYEMLGLDATAFDIEVVRKTNDTAARAFPIYLNVDHPEFFPRLERAADRNLKINQLMATSAPAWLKQLRKIPLVLGIVGDLVRLYFIKPLDAEALRHAIR, via the coding sequence ATGGTGACTGCTCCCCCTAGACCAGCCCCTCAGCCCGGTGACAGCTCGGTAAAAACCGCTATTGAAGAAAACCTGCTGTCGCCCCGGTTCTACACCACCGACTTTGACAAAGCCGCAGCGATGGATCTGTCCCTATCCGAAGAGGGGCTCCAGACCATGCTGGACGAAATGCGGGCCGACTACAACCGCCACCACTTCATCCGCGACGACTCCTTTAAGCAAAGCTGGGAACACATTCAGGGCGAGGAGCGCAAGGCGTTCATCGACTACCTGGAGCGATCCTGTGTTTCAGAGTTCTCCGGTTTCTTGCTGTTTAAAGAACTGTCGCGGCGGCTGAAGGGGCGGAGCCCAGTGTTGGCCGAAATCTTTAGCCTGATGGCCCGCGATGAAGCCCGTCACGCGGGTTTCCTGAACAAGTGCATGCAGGATTTCCACATTTCCCTCGACCTGGCCAAGCTGACCAAAAACCGCACCTACACCTTCTTCCCGATTGAGTGGATTGTCTACGCCGTCTACCTCTCCGAAAAAATCGGCTACTGGCGCTATATCCTCATTTACCGGCACCTGGAGCAGCATCCCGAGCACAGCTTTTATCCGCTGTTTAACTACTTCGAGAGCTGGTGCCAGGACGAAAACCGCCACGGCGATATTTTCAAGGCGCTGGTCAGGTCGCAGCCCGCCATGTGGCAAACCTGGCAGGGCCGCCTCTGGAGCCGCTTCTTTCTGCTTTCGGTGTTTGCTACCCACAGCCTCACCGTCCACGAACGGGCCAAATTTTACGAAATGCTGGGCCTCGATGCCACGGCCTTCGACATTGAAGTCGTGCGCAAAACCAACGATACCGCCGCCCGCGCCTTCCCAATCTATCTCAACGTTGACCACCCCGAATTCTTTCCTCGCCTGGAGCGCGCCGCCGATCGCAACCTCAAAATCAATCAGCTGATGGCCACCTCAGCACCTGCCTGGCTGAAGCAGCTGCGAAAAATTCCCCTGGTGCTGGGCATCGTCGGCGACCTGGTTCGTCTCTATTTCATTAAGCCCCTCGATGCCGAAGCGCTCCGCCATGCCATTCGGTAG
- a CDS encoding general stress protein: MASKRRRAVGIFPDRPRTASALQALSDSGFDLGHVSVIAKDSQRQTAIAGVKVKDEESNQADTGGAMGALTGGVLGGVTGLLVGLGTLVIPGIGPALLAGEAATVMATLVGGAAGAAAGGLVGALIGMGIPEHRAKRYRDRVAQGDYLVMLTDTEPEIARAERTLKAAGIEDWGVYQPPEETSGARAGSPNATFNGDPLSPPAPYAADPGLDQGVAPGRANPYNRVDHPMDQGYPHRES, translated from the coding sequence ATGGCTTCGAAACGCAGACGCGCAGTGGGAATTTTCCCCGATCGCCCCAGAACAGCCTCTGCTTTACAGGCACTCAGCGACTCAGGCTTTGACCTGGGTCATGTGTCGGTGATTGCCAAAGACTCGCAGCGGCAAACCGCGATCGCTGGGGTTAAGGTCAAAGATGAAGAGAGCAACCAGGCCGATACAGGCGGTGCCATGGGTGCCCTGACCGGCGGTGTGCTGGGCGGTGTGACTGGGCTGCTGGTTGGCCTGGGCACGCTGGTGATTCCGGGAATTGGCCCGGCGCTGCTGGCGGGAGAAGCCGCTACGGTCATGGCGACACTGGTGGGCGGCGCGGCCGGGGCCGCCGCTGGGGGTCTGGTGGGTGCCCTGATTGGCATGGGCATTCCTGAGCACCGGGCCAAGCGGTACCGCGATCGCGTGGCCCAGGGCGACTACCTGGTCATGCTCACCGATACCGAACCCGAAATTGCCCGTGCCGAGCGCACTCTCAAAGCGGCTGGTATCGAGGACTGGGGCGTGTATCAACCGCCCGAGGAAACCTCCGGAGCCAGGGCTGGCTCCCCCAATGCCACCTTCAATGGTGACCCCCTCAGCCCGCCCGCCCCCTACGCTGCTGATCCTGGCCTGGACCAGGGTGTGGCACCAGGCCGTGCCAACCCCTACAACCGGGTGGATCACCCCATGGATCAGGGCTACCCCCATCGCGAATCCTAG
- a CDS encoding iron-regulated protein, giving the protein MAYYRSQPQAFADAYLHNLRGAIQSCRYFATNNLNRDFVGTKGFSVVFTQAGRAEVDRQFPYFKPYLDRALRPDCNAFYLNPLLLKQGSRVDPHIDRSLRSYCKTIDPPDQVSVLYVQVPPDLASGELVLQRGRQRVAQIRPQAGMLLHFQGDLTHSVNAMDSPGSRLSLVCEQYALDADALWDIPEFLIESRTLSAAKSKV; this is encoded by the coding sequence ATGGCCTACTACCGCTCTCAGCCCCAGGCATTTGCCGATGCCTACCTCCACAACCTGCGGGGGGCAATTCAGTCGTGCCGCTACTTTGCTACCAACAACCTCAACCGCGATTTTGTTGGCACCAAAGGGTTTTCGGTGGTGTTTACCCAGGCGGGCCGGGCCGAGGTCGATCGCCAGTTTCCCTACTTCAAGCCCTACCTCGATCGGGCGCTGCGGCCCGACTGCAACGCCTTTTACCTCAACCCGCTGCTGCTGAAGCAGGGTTCTCGGGTAGACCCCCACATCGATCGCTCCCTCAGGTCCTACTGCAAGACCATCGACCCGCCCGACCAGGTGAGCGTGCTCTACGTGCAGGTGCCCCCCGACCTGGCCAGCGGTGAGCTGGTGCTCCAGCGGGGGCGACAGCGGGTAGCGCAAATCCGGCCCCAGGCCGGGATGCTGCTGCACTTCCAGGGCGACCTGACCCACTCGGTAAACGCGATGGACAGCCCCGGCAGTCGCCTCAGCCTGGTGTGCGAACAGTACGCCCTCGATGCCGATGCCCTGTGGGATATTCCCGAATTTTTGATCGAGTCCCGAACCCTGTCGGCGGCTAAATCAAAAGTCTAA